The proteins below come from a single Methanococcoides sp. AM1 genomic window:
- a CDS encoding RNA-guided pseudouridylation complex pseudouridine synthase subunit Cbf5, whose product MVSSIISKDVDMMVVKAHATTNAAYGCKPEDRPILDYINLGVVNLDKPVGPTSHEVTAWVRDMLGVSKAGHSGSLDPGVTGVLPVMLGKATKAVSALRLSGKEYICLMHLHNDVPEIKIRRVCKDFNGPIYQTPPIISAVKRQLRIRNIYYLDVLEIDGREVLMRVGCEAGTYMRKLCHDIGLILGCGANMKQLRRTGTGPFREDTLVTLYDLKDACVFWQEDNDETELRKLILPMEDGLSHLPRIIIRDTAVDAVCRGAYLAVSGIVSFSKNIKKDDKIALFTLKGEAVALCKASMDSDELLNNDHGISCITERVIMDAAIYPRCWKAK is encoded by the coding sequence ATGGTTTCATCAATAATTTCTAAAGACGTGGACATGATGGTCGTAAAGGCACATGCAACCACGAATGCTGCATACGGTTGCAAGCCTGAAGATCGTCCTATTCTTGATTATATTAATCTGGGTGTAGTGAACCTCGACAAACCTGTTGGTCCTACCAGTCATGAGGTAACAGCATGGGTAAGGGATATGCTTGGTGTAAGCAAAGCTGGTCACTCCGGTTCACTTGACCCTGGTGTTACAGGTGTGCTTCCGGTGATGCTTGGGAAGGCTACTAAAGCAGTTTCAGCCCTGCGCCTTTCAGGCAAGGAGTACATATGTCTCATGCACCTTCACAATGACGTTCCTGAAATAAAGATCAGGCGTGTGTGTAAGGACTTCAACGGTCCCATTTACCAGACCCCGCCTATTATCTCTGCTGTCAAGAGGCAGTTGCGAATCCGGAATATCTATTATCTTGATGTTCTCGAGATCGACGGCAGGGAAGTGCTCATGAGGGTCGGATGTGAGGCAGGAACATATATGCGCAAACTCTGTCATGATATTGGTCTCATACTGGGGTGTGGTGCTAATATGAAACAACTACGCAGGACTGGCACAGGTCCGTTCAGGGAAGATACTCTGGTAACCCTTTATGATCTCAAAGATGCTTGTGTTTTCTGGCAGGAGGACAATGACGAGACAGAACTTCGAAAGTTGATACTTCCAATGGAAGATGGATTGTCTCATCTGCCTCGCATTATTATCCGTGATACTGCCGTAGATGCGGTTTGCAGGGGTGCATACCTTGCAGTTTCAGGTATAGTTTCTTTCAGCAAGAACATCAAAAAGGATGACAAGATCGCGTTATTCACATTAAAAGGGGAAGCTGTGGCACTATGTAAGGCATCCATGGATTCTGATGAACTATTAAATAATGATCACGGAATATCCTGCATCACCGAAAGAGTAATAATGGATGCCGCTATTTATCCCAGATGCTGGAAGGCTAAATAA
- a CDS encoding 30S ribosomal protein S5: MAYEYNEEWVPKTRLGTLVSEGQVTSMDEAMDSGLPIRESKIVDILLPDLEDEVLDINMVQRMTDSGRRVKFRATVIVGNGDGFVGLGQAKDVQVGPAIRKAIDNAKINITRIKRGCGSWECGCGLPHTVPSEVNGKAGSVTVVLKPAPRGLGLAAGGTAKKVLEKAGVKDVWTRTEGQTRTTLNFAKATYNALMNTGTVRRPIVFDETED; encoded by the coding sequence ATGGCATATGAATATAATGAGGAATGGGTACCCAAGACAAGGCTTGGTACGCTTGTTTCAGAAGGACAGGTTACTTCCATGGATGAAGCCATGGATTCCGGTCTTCCTATAAGGGAATCAAAAATCGTTGATATATTATTACCTGATCTGGAGGACGAAGTTCTCGATATCAACATGGTTCAGAGGATGACCGACTCCGGAAGACGTGTCAAGTTCAGGGCAACCGTTATCGTTGGAAATGGCGATGGTTTTGTTGGACTTGGTCAGGCAAAAGATGTACAGGTAGGACCTGCTATCAGAAAAGCTATTGACAATGCAAAGATCAACATCACACGTATCAAACGTGGATGCGGTTCATGGGAATGTGGTTGTGGACTTCCACACACCGTTCCTTCCGAGGTCAATGGAAAGGCAGGCAGTGTAACTGTAGTATTGAAGCCTGCACCACGTGGACTTGGACTTGCTGCTGGAGGCACTGCAAAGAAAGTGCTTGAAAAAGCAGGTGTCAAGGACGTATGGACCCGTACAGAAGGTCAGACAAGGACGACTCTCAACTTCGCAAAGGCAACATACAATGCTCTGATGAACACAGGTACTGTAAGAAGGCCAATTGTATTTGATGAGACGGAGGACTGA
- a CDS encoding DJ-1/PfpI family protein produces MTNQKKILMVIAQENFRDEEFFEPKEVFEKNDAKVTVASNTTKKAKGILGGKVKPDLSISDVNIDEYDAISITGGGGAKQYLWNNKELQDIVRKAYEKGKVVAAICISPVVLANAGILEGKKSTVFKNDETVSILKEKGAKHKDKGVISDGKIVTGRDPKSATEYGKAVLKAFN; encoded by the coding sequence ATGACAAACCAGAAGAAAATACTCATGGTAATAGCACAGGAAAATTTCAGGGACGAGGAATTCTTTGAACCAAAGGAAGTTTTTGAGAAAAATGATGCAAAGGTCACCGTTGCCAGCAACACAACAAAGAAGGCAAAAGGAATACTCGGAGGAAAGGTTAAACCAGACCTTAGCATATCTGACGTGAACATCGACGAATATGATGCCATATCCATTACCGGCGGCGGAGGTGCCAAACAATATCTGTGGAACAACAAGGAACTACAGGATATTGTTAGAAAAGCATATGAGAAAGGTAAGGTCGTCGCTGCAATATGTATATCACCAGTCGTACTCGCAAATGCCGGCATTCTTGAAGGAAAAAAAAGTACAGTCTTCAAGAATGATGAGACCGTCAGCATACTCAAAGAAAAAGGAGCCAAGCACAAAGATAAAGGTGTGATCTCAGATGGAAAGATCGTTACCGGAAGAGATCCGAAAAGTGCTACGGAATATGGAAAAGCGGTTCTTAAAGCTTTCAATTAA
- a CDS encoding 50S ribosomal protein L30, with protein MFAVVRMRGQVNVRGEIEDTLGMLRLHKVNHCVFLADNPNNQGMIQKAKDYIAYGTIDADTLAEIIGKRGRLEGDVRVTDAFVKENTDFDSIKTFAEALVSGNAKINDVPGLKPVFRLHPPRKGHAGIKRTAQQGGVLGNHGEDIKTLLDKMR; from the coding sequence ATGTTCGCAGTAGTCAGAATGAGAGGCCAGGTAAATGTTCGCGGTGAGATCGAGGATACCCTCGGTATGCTCCGCCTTCACAAGGTCAACCACTGCGTATTCCTTGCTGACAACCCTAACAACCAGGGTATGATCCAGAAAGCAAAGGATTACATTGCATACGGTACTATCGATGCTGATACTCTGGCAGAGATAATTGGTAAGCGCGGCAGGCTCGAGGGCGATGTACGTGTGACAGATGCTTTTGTGAAGGAGAACACGGATTTCGACTCCATCAAAACATTCGCAGAAGCTCTTGTCAGCGGAAATGCAAAGATCAATGATGTTCCTGGTCTGAAGCCGGTTTTCAGGCTTCACCCACCAAGGAAGGGTCACGCTGGTATCAAGAGGACCGCTCAGCAGGGCGGTGTCCTTGGAAACCATGGTGAAGACATAAAGACACTTTTGGACAAGATGAGGTGA
- a CDS encoding DUF106 domain-containing protein, giving the protein MADSNFKKTAERFVLAVGISLMIGILVLGEEGREGIGAIVGILMDPISAMVGDGNFHIMLFIMAAITALYASLIQKYTINWQLMRNTQERMKSFQKEFREAQLSQNTYMVKKLEEQRADMMSDQMEMSKQQFKPMAYISIISLPLFMWAYHYISLHPGASLVFPFWGEQELVTTVLGPIQYWIFWYFITSLAISQVVRKALDIGGV; this is encoded by the coding sequence ATGGCAGATTCAAATTTCAAGAAAACAGCAGAAAGGTTTGTACTGGCGGTCGGTATCTCTTTGATGATAGGCATTCTTGTTCTCGGTGAGGAGGGCAGGGAAGGCATTGGGGCTATCGTTGGTATCCTGATGGATCCTATAAGTGCTATGGTCGGTGATGGCAACTTCCACATAATGTTGTTTATCATGGCAGCGATCACTGCTTTGTATGCATCACTTATTCAGAAATATACTATTAACTGGCAACTTATGCGCAACACACAGGAGCGCATGAAGTCCTTCCAGAAGGAGTTCCGTGAGGCCCAGCTCTCGCAGAATACCTATATGGTCAAAAAATTAGAAGAGCAGCGTGCTGATATGATGTCTGACCAGATGGAGATGTCAAAGCAGCAGTTCAAACCAATGGCATATATCAGTATCATCTCTCTGCCTCTTTTCATGTGGGCATACCACTACATTAGCCTCCATCCGGGTGCTTCACTAGTGTTCCCATTCTGGGGGGAGCAGGAGCTTGTGACTACTGTTCTGGGGCCGATCCAGTACTGGATATTCTGGTACTTCATTACATCACTGGCTATCAGTCAGGTGGTGCGTAAAGCACTGGATATTGGTGGCGTCTAA
- a CDS encoding adenylate kinase → MNVVLFGPPGAGKGTQAKELAKHYQIPHISTGDILRANVRDGTELGREAKEYMDKGELVPDEVLIGIIKNRLTESDCKAGYLLDGYPRTIPQADALSGILDDIEMPLEVVLNIDVIDEELVTRLCGRYMCNCGESYHIKFNPPNNEGVCDACGAQLYQRDDDKEDVIRQRLDSYKEKTQPLINYYKEKGILVNIDGAGEIGRVFSDICEVLDQYK, encoded by the coding sequence ATGAATGTTGTGTTATTTGGTCCACCGGGTGCAGGAAAAGGCACCCAGGCCAAGGAACTGGCTAAGCATTATCAGATCCCTCACATCTCTACCGGTGATATTTTGAGGGCAAATGTACGTGATGGTACTGAACTTGGACGTGAAGCCAAGGAATACATGGATAAAGGCGAACTTGTGCCTGATGAAGTGTTGATTGGCATTATCAAGAACCGCCTTACAGAGTCTGATTGTAAGGCCGGATATCTTCTTGACGGATATCCAAGGACAATCCCTCAGGCAGATGCTTTGTCAGGCATTCTTGATGATATCGAGATGCCTCTTGAAGTCGTCCTTAATATCGATGTTATCGATGAGGAACTTGTAACCCGTCTTTGCGGAAGATACATGTGTAACTGTGGTGAAAGCTATCACATCAAGTTCAATCCTCCAAATAATGAGGGTGTATGTGATGCATGTGGTGCACAGCTCTACCAGCGCGATGATGACAAAGAAGATGTTATCAGGCAAAGGCTCGATTCCTATAAGGAGAAGACTCAGCCTCTTATCAATTATTACAAGGAGAAAGGTATCCTTGTTAATATTGATGGAGCTGGTGAGATCGGCAGGGTATTTTCAGATATCTGCGAAGTACTTGACCAGTACAAGTAA
- a CDS encoding uL15m family ribosomal protein — protein MSNKTNTKKFRGSRTCGGGTTKNRRGAGNRGGRGRSGENKHHFTRALQGGYLRGSGRGFSRPLKMIRDVSVVNVGELDELADQLVEDGFAQLEAGAYSINLADLEIEKVLGTGKVTKNMVVTASNFSGVARNKIENAGGSCVETEE, from the coding sequence ATGAGCAACAAAACCAACACAAAGAAGTTCAGGGGTTCACGCACCTGTGGTGGCGGTACTACTAAAAATCGCCGTGGTGCAGGTAACCGTGGTGGACGTGGTAGATCAGGTGAAAATAAGCATCACTTCACAAGGGCTTTACAGGGTGGATACCTCCGTGGAAGCGGCCGTGGTTTCTCCCGTCCTTTGAAGATGATCCGCGATGTTTCAGTTGTGAACGTCGGTGAACTTGACGAACTTGCAGATCAGCTTGTTGAAGATGGTTTTGCACAGCTTGAAGCTGGTGCATATTCTATCAATCTTGCAGATCTCGAAATTGAAAAAGTTCTTGGTACCGGAAAAGTAACAAAGAATATGGTTGTTACAGCAAGCAACTTCTCAGGAGTTGCACGGAACAAGATCGAAAATGCAGGTGGATCCTGCGTAGAAACCGAAGAGTAA
- a CDS encoding M1 family metallopeptidase encodes MERIYKYYPEDFGELTVKVIHMDLLFDVYDDHTYVTSDLKVRTLGEPISSLDLNCRDLDIKKVSCKDHDVSYDYRTDDHILSIEFGCQIPADTELLINTETICKPTWNILEGLYYDETPAGAPPQQITQCQQWGFQRIVPCIDDMTAKCTYTTTIIADERYTNLITNGDVVEDKHSVGNGRAKIVYDNSVTPMATYLFFLGVGTYRTFTREFEYPDGHTFDLELLVPPESDVYPAEKALDVLYDSVMWTYLFTGPEQYTNIDKRKEIYDLIRVRDALKSEGKSDDLAFLRDELKKLDNSLTMGYKYTGTVYREIGMQNSDFGGMENVGNTTITTNRIMPYPETTDPSFEYMVRVKVHEYYHNINGSEVTGWSPFEIWLNEAVTVHIEHQFHAFVFGDNYSRLSNVLDLLAPGVGTFALDSGAASMSIVPEGFNDPNDLITAVTYVKAPEFVRMLESLMGKDNFARALDIYHNKFSHSNATGSDWLKTMEEVSGMDFSEISETWLAQTKFPMVHIVTSYDSDSMFFTLDIHQEVPEGGKYWEFPFVAFLVDKDGNDIVEINEWICSEDANISIENVEAPAFVSVNRGYSFYGKVIRDVSDEELLLQVRKDSDMINRFIAYYTLVDREKMRLLADPQAKVSEMFIELFNDLIRDDVLMEDVGGQFLAIFESVEDERSAHRYQMLYDVKKRILEGIARNNTVSLLNLYHKYLKVSIPQDDTLEEHARVIKARQVKNTVLRILATLDTPFVHQLCNKQFAEASCASDRLVAFDCYINSSAEDKMEFLENFMEESRKNLVAWEAFLSIVAGNSSSDAVSLVRKIEASESFRIEQSNDQRALYGGFGRNRKISLQTEAGRELLQSILLKLAAVNEYSTTNLLNIFANIDLMEDEYHLLLVSILAEILESLDAEKVPSVYNRIRKLLQGAPNAVGVYEAQFGKIKAI; translated from the coding sequence ATGGAACGTATTTACAAGTATTATCCAGAGGATTTTGGAGAACTGACAGTAAAGGTCATTCATATGGACCTTTTGTTCGATGTTTATGATGATCACACTTATGTGACTTCGGATCTCAAGGTAAGGACCCTGGGGGAACCGATATCATCACTTGATCTTAATTGTCGTGATCTTGACATAAAAAAAGTTAGCTGTAAAGATCATGATGTGTCCTATGACTACAGGACAGATGACCACATCCTTTCTATTGAATTTGGTTGTCAAATTCCTGCGGACACAGAACTTTTGATCAACACGGAAACGATATGCAAGCCGACCTGGAACATTCTTGAAGGCCTTTATTATGACGAGACTCCTGCAGGGGCACCGCCACAGCAGATAACACAGTGCCAGCAGTGGGGATTTCAGCGTATCGTTCCATGCATTGATGACATGACCGCTAAATGTACTTACACAACCACTATCATTGCAGACGAGCGATATACCAATCTCATAACTAATGGTGATGTTGTGGAGGATAAACATTCCGTAGGTAATGGCAGGGCTAAGATCGTCTACGATAATTCCGTCACACCAATGGCAACTTACCTTTTCTTCCTCGGGGTTGGAACCTACCGGACATTTACAAGGGAGTTCGAGTATCCTGATGGTCATACTTTCGACCTTGAGCTACTGGTCCCGCCGGAATCGGATGTTTATCCGGCAGAAAAGGCACTTGATGTACTCTATGATTCAGTGATGTGGACCTATCTTTTCACAGGTCCTGAGCAGTATACTAACATTGATAAAAGGAAGGAGATCTATGATCTGATCCGGGTCCGCGATGCTCTTAAGTCCGAAGGGAAGTCCGATGATCTGGCATTCTTACGGGATGAGCTGAAAAAACTCGACAACTCGCTTACGATGGGGTACAAATACACAGGTACTGTCTATCGTGAGATCGGTATGCAAAACTCCGATTTTGGCGGTATGGAGAATGTTGGCAATACTACCATCACGACCAACCGTATCATGCCATATCCGGAAACTACGGATCCTTCATTTGAGTATATGGTACGTGTCAAGGTCCATGAATATTATCATAACATAAACGGTTCGGAGGTCACAGGCTGGAGTCCGTTCGAGATATGGCTCAACGAGGCAGTGACCGTTCACATCGAGCATCAGTTCCATGCATTTGTCTTTGGAGACAATTACAGTCGTTTGTCTAACGTTCTTGATCTTCTGGCACCCGGAGTTGGTACTTTTGCACTTGATAGTGGTGCAGCTTCCATGTCTATTGTTCCTGAAGGGTTCAATGATCCCAATGACCTTATTACAGCGGTTACTTATGTAAAAGCTCCTGAATTCGTAAGAATGCTGGAATCGCTTATGGGCAAGGATAATTTTGCACGTGCTCTTGATATCTATCATAACAAGTTCAGCCATTCAAATGCCACAGGGTCTGATTGGTTGAAGACTATGGAAGAAGTTTCCGGAATGGACTTTTCCGAAATTTCTGAGACATGGCTGGCACAGACAAAATTCCCAATGGTTCATATTGTTACTTCTTATGATTCGGATAGTATGTTCTTTACATTAGATATCCATCAGGAAGTTCCGGAGGGCGGAAAGTATTGGGAATTCCCCTTTGTTGCATTTCTGGTTGATAAGGATGGAAATGATATTGTGGAAATCAACGAATGGATATGTTCCGAGGATGCGAATATTTCCATAGAGAACGTTGAAGCTCCTGCATTCGTTTCTGTGAATCGTGGCTATTCCTTCTACGGAAAGGTCATTCGTGATGTTTCTGATGAAGAACTTCTTTTGCAGGTAAGGAAGGACAGTGATATGATCAACCGTTTCATTGCCTACTACACACTTGTGGACAGGGAGAAAATGAGGTTGCTGGCTGATCCTCAGGCAAAAGTATCTGAGATGTTCATCGAATTGTTCAATGACCTTATTCGTGATGATGTTTTGATGGAAGATGTAGGTGGCCAGTTCCTTGCTATCTTTGAATCAGTGGAAGATGAAAGATCGGCACATCGTTACCAGATGCTCTATGATGTGAAAAAGCGCATCCTTGAAGGTATTGCAAGAAATAATACCGTATCCCTCCTGAATCTTTACCATAAGTACCTGAAGGTATCGATACCACAGGATGATACGCTTGAAGAGCATGCTCGTGTGATCAAAGCACGTCAGGTGAAGAACACTGTTTTGCGGATCCTTGCTACCCTTGACACTCCATTTGTGCATCAGCTATGCAATAAGCAGTTCGCTGAAGCATCATGTGCAAGCGACAGGCTTGTGGCATTTGATTGTTACATCAACAGTTCTGCTGAGGATAAGATGGAATTCCTGGAGAATTTCATGGAAGAATCCAGGAAGAACCTCGTTGCATGGGAAGCTTTCCTTTCAATAGTTGCAGGAAACAGTAGTTCTGATGCTGTTTCTCTTGTGAGGAAAATCGAAGCTTCAGAGTCTTTCCGCATTGAGCAGTCCAATGATCAGCGTGCTCTATATGGTGGATTTGGAAGGAACAGGAAGATATCCCTGCAGACGGAAGCAGGACGTGAACTTCTTCAGTCCATTCTGCTCAAACTTGCAGCGGTTAATGAATACAGCACTACAAATCTTCTCAATATATTTGCTAACATCGACCTGATGGAAGACGAATATCATTTGCTGTTGGTCTCAATACTTGCAGAGATACTTGAAAGTCTTGATGCAGAGAAAGTTCCAAGTGTTTACAACAGGATCAGAAAGCTGTTGCAAGGTGCTCCAAATGCAGTTGGGGTTTATGAGGCACAATTTGGTAAGATCAAAGCTATTTGA
- the secY gene encoding preprotein translocase subunit SecY: MSLRESLEPFFNRLPAVASPEGHVHFKNKLMWTLGILVLYFALANVPLFGLSSDSIDLFEQYRAFFAGASGSLMLLGIGPIVTASIVLQLLVGADVIKLNMSDPADQAFFQGAQKFMVFVMIVLEALPQIVGGYIQPDAGVASALGVGLGVVTAIIFIQICIGGMLILFMDEIVSKWGIGSGVGLFIVAGVSQQIVTGLFNWGLDTGGLPIGILPKWIYIAQNVGLDYILTGDGAMFLLIRGGILALVSTVAIFLLVVYVESTRIEIPLAHSAVRGARGRFPVKLIYASVLPMILVRALQANIQMIGLLLSGRGITIFGEYYGSTPINGVMYYLAPINSPYDWIPSLVRETFTGYGAPVPAMWQVGLHVLVDATFLIVGGIIFALFWIETTGMGAKPTAQKVFNSGMQIPGFRRNVGSIEKVMLRYIPKVTIIGGAFIGGLTLLASLLGTIGGAGGTGLLLTVSIVYRLYEDIASEQMMEMHPMVRSFFGQE, translated from the coding sequence ATGAGTCTCAGGGAGAGTTTGGAACCGTTTTTTAACAGATTGCCCGCCGTTGCAAGTCCAGAGGGGCATGTGCATTTTAAAAACAAATTAATGTGGACTCTTGGAATACTGGTACTTTACTTTGCTCTTGCAAATGTACCACTGTTTGGTCTTTCAAGTGATTCCATTGATCTGTTTGAACAATACAGAGCGTTCTTCGCCGGAGCATCCGGATCATTGATGCTTCTTGGTATTGGTCCTATTGTTACCGCATCGATTGTCCTTCAGCTTCTGGTGGGAGCTGACGTTATCAAGCTCAACATGTCCGATCCTGCAGACCAGGCGTTCTTCCAGGGTGCACAGAAATTCATGGTCTTTGTAATGATCGTTCTTGAAGCTCTTCCACAGATAGTAGGAGGCTATATCCAGCCAGATGCAGGAGTAGCATCAGCGCTCGGTGTGGGTCTTGGGGTTGTTACAGCCATTATATTCATCCAGATATGTATCGGCGGCATGCTGATCCTTTTCATGGATGAGATCGTGTCAAAATGGGGAATTGGTTCTGGTGTTGGACTGTTCATCGTTGCTGGTGTTTCACAGCAGATCGTAACCGGACTGTTCAACTGGGGACTCGATACCGGTGGTCTTCCTATTGGAATACTTCCAAAGTGGATCTATATAGCTCAGAATGTAGGACTGGATTACATTCTCACAGGCGATGGAGCCATGTTCCTGCTTATCAGGGGTGGAATTCTGGCACTTGTGAGTACTGTTGCAATCTTCCTGTTGGTCGTATATGTGGAGAGTACCCGTATTGAGATCCCACTGGCACACAGCGCTGTAAGAGGTGCAAGGGGAAGGTTCCCTGTAAAGCTTATCTATGCATCCGTTCTTCCGATGATCCTTGTAAGGGCTCTCCAGGCGAACATACAGATGATAGGTCTGCTACTTTCAGGACGTGGTATTACTATATTTGGTGAATATTATGGTTCCACTCCTATCAACGGGGTGATGTACTATCTTGCACCTATAAACAGTCCATATGATTGGATACCTTCACTTGTAAGGGAAACATTTACAGGATATGGAGCTCCGGTACCTGCAATGTGGCAGGTAGGATTGCATGTTCTCGTTGATGCAACGTTCCTTATCGTTGGTGGTATCATATTCGCTCTGTTCTGGATCGAAACTACTGGTATGGGTGCCAAACCTACTGCACAGAAAGTTTTCAATTCAGGAATGCAGATCCCTGGTTTCAGGCGTAATGTTGGAAGCATTGAGAAGGTCATGTTACGATACATCCCGAAGGTAACCATTATTGGTGGTGCTTTCATTGGTGGACTTACACTTCTGGCAAGTTTGCTGGGTACTATTGGTGGTGCCGGGGGTACCGGGTTACTGCTTACAGTAAGTATTGTATATCGTTTGTATGAGGATATTGCATCTGAACAGATGATGGAAATGCATCCAATGGTCAGATCATTCTTCGGACAAGAATAA
- the cmk gene encoding (d)CMP kinase produces the protein MLLTISGLPGSGTTTVGKLLAEHYGVDLISAGDVFRGLAKEREMTLAEFGNLAESDPSIDIEIDKRQSEIANSSDGLILEGRLAGHMAKNALKLWVKAPIEVRVRRIVEREGSSFDVRLGETVEREASEAIRYKEIHSIDINDLSIYDIVIDSSRWDQFAITDILIQAIDGCGGF, from the coding sequence ATGCTTTTAACTATTAGTGGACTGCCGGGCAGTGGGACCACAACTGTGGGTAAACTACTGGCAGAACATTATGGTGTGGATCTGATCTCCGCAGGTGATGTTTTCAGAGGTCTTGCAAAAGAACGTGAAATGACACTTGCAGAGTTTGGCAATCTTGCAGAGTCTGATCCATCCATTGACATCGAGATCGACAAAAGGCAATCTGAGATTGCTAACAGCTCTGATGGGCTTATTCTTGAAGGTCGACTTGCAGGTCATATGGCTAAAAATGCTCTGAAGTTATGGGTTAAAGCTCCAATAGAAGTGCGTGTCAGGAGGATAGTTGAACGAGAAGGCTCATCATTTGATGTCCGTCTGGGGGAAACTGTGGAACGTGAAGCTTCAGAAGCAATACGTTACAAAGAGATACATTCAATTGATATCAACGATCTTTCTATTTACGATATAGTTATTGATTCCAGTCGCTGGGACCAATTTGCGATCACAGACATTCTCATACAGGCCATCGATGGCTGTGGCGGATTTTAA
- a CDS encoding ammonia-forming cytochrome c nitrite reductase subunit c552 has translation MWSSSPHESVEIDADCSDCHQKSSYELGSSPHDFGLAGCGLCHTPPESGFEDHISNPSDAVPESNLSSELCGDCHVAIFGEWDEFSDDDFDMKAMASHSEPTEIAEPYVLHSDVSCVVCKSTDGAILNLEEADVYMLNEEAAHDLEVTEWAIACVACHDPHEGFLRVEDSTLLCSNCHNTEGVVADGNTPVVRHSQWEMVSTSGYVDGTHPTVIGCVDCHMSMVPLDGEVTTGHDFDFDAVALSDSNASNGCYVCHQDSLSSLVEENQGSISQRISDLNSLKEDANIALESVNGTDAYAPQLANYNNGLFYLTEVENDGSLGIHNMVRTRDDLDMAEDNFNLVIEKSSGTSDDADKIPTLGGLVVVMIFATVAFLIKRD, from the coding sequence ATGTGGAGTTCATCGCCTCATGAAAGTGTAGAAATAGATGCTGATTGTAGTGATTGCCATCAGAAAAGTTCTTATGAACTGGGCAGTTCTCCTCATGATTTTGGTCTTGCCGGATGTGGACTATGTCATACTCCTCCTGAAAGCGGGTTTGAAGATCATATCTCGAACCCTTCGGATGCAGTTCCGGAGAGTAATCTCTCTTCAGAGCTGTGCGGGGATTGCCATGTTGCCATTTTTGGTGAGTGGGATGAGTTTTCAGACGATGACTTCGACATGAAAGCAATGGCAAGTCACTCCGAACCGACGGAGATCGCAGAACCATATGTGTTGCATTCAGATGTTTCCTGTGTAGTCTGCAAGAGTACTGATGGTGCAATACTGAACCTTGAAGAAGCAGATGTGTATATGCTGAACGAGGAAGCTGCTCATGACCTTGAAGTAACGGAATGGGCAATCGCATGTGTTGCCTGCCATGATCCTCATGAGGGTTTCTTGAGGGTGGAGGATAGTACACTTCTTTGTTCTAATTGTCACAACACGGAAGGCGTGGTTGCAGATGGTAACACACCGGTTGTCAGGCATTCGCAGTGGGAAATGGTCAGTACTTCGGGATATGTTGATGGAACTCACCCTACGGTAATAGGTTGTGTCGACTGCCATATGTCAATGGTCCCTTTGGATGGTGAAGTAACAACAGGTCATGACTTTGATTTTGACGCAGTGGCGCTTTCAGACTCTAATGCATCCAATGGCTGTTATGTGTGCCATCAGGACTCGTTATCATCCCTGGTCGAGGAAAATCAGGGGTCGATTTCCCAAAGAATCTCTGATCTCAATTCATTAAAAGAAGATGCAAATATCGCTCTTGAAAGTGTCAATGGAACGGATGCTTATGCACCACAGCTTGCCAACTATAACAATGGGCTTTTCTATCTCACAGAAGTTGAAAATGATGGCAGCCTTGGGATACATAACATGGTTCGCACCCGGGATGATCTTGACATGGCAGAAGATAACTTTAATTTAGTGATTGAGAAAAGTTCAGGTACAAGTGATGATGCAGATAAAATACCCACACTCGGTGGATTAGTTGTAGTAATGATCTTTGCTACAGTCGCCTTTTTAATAAAGAGGGATTGA